In Anaeromicrobium sediminis, the DNA window AGTTTTGTAGATGGAGAAGGAAATAGATTTTCTATCTTTTTGCAAGGGTGTAATTTTGACTGTTCATACTGTCACAATCCAGAAACTATAAATCTATGTATAAGCTGTAGTTCTTGCGTAGATAAATGTCCAGTAGGGGCTTTGAAAAAAGATCAAAAAGTATTTTATGATAAAGATAAATGTATAAATTGTGATGAGTGCATTAAAGTATGTGCCCATGGAAGCACTCCTAAGGCCTCAAAATTGAGCGTGGATGAGATTGTAGAGCAAATACAAGTAGTTGGTCCATTTTTGTCTGGAATCACCATATCAGGAGGAGAGTGCACTTTACAAAGGGACTTTATAATAGAGTTGGCTAAAAAGGTGAAACCTATGGGTCTTACTGTGTTTGTGGATACTAATGGTTATCTGCCAATTTGGAAGGATAGAGAATTGTTAGATAATATAGATAAGGTTATGCTGGATGTTAAGTCTTTTAATGGTGAAGAACATGTTGCATTAACTAAAAAGGCGAATGACTCCGTATTAGAAAATTTAAAGATTCTTTTAGAGAAGAAAAAAATATATGAAGTTAGAACCGTAATAGTACCGAAATTATTAGATAATGAAAATAATGTGAAAAATATTAGCAAGATAATAAGCAATATAGATGAAAATGTAAGATATAAGCTAATAAAATATAGACCATTAGGTGTGAGAATAGATAAATTAAAAGGATCTACTCCTGAAGATGAATATATGAAAAAGTTAATGGATATGGCCAGGGTAAATGGTTGTAAGAATGTAATAAGCTCCCTATAAGGGAGCTTTAGACTGTTGACAAACTCGAATTTCTTCGTTGTTGCTTCAACCAAGAACCCTTACGTATGTCTATATACGCTGCGGTCTCTCGGTTTCAGCACGCCTCGAACTTCAAATTTGTCAAAAGGCTATCATCTTGTAGACTTTGTCTACAATCTGAAGCTCCCTATAAGGGAGCTTGTTTTATGGAATTATGTAGTTGTTTCAAATTTGTTTTCACACTTTGGACAAGTTACAGCAATTTTACCCTTATCCTTTGGGATTCTAAGTTTAGTTTCACAATTAGAACAAGGTGTTACTGTGTAATCCAGTAGAGATTCTATTTTATCCATGTCAAGTCCAACTACTACCTCATCATCAATTATGAAAGCTGGAACTCCCATTACTTTTCTTTTCATTAATTCCCGTCTAGCGTCCATATCCTTGCTAATATCTCTTTCAGTAAAATTAATGCCCCTCTCCAAGAGACTTTCCTTTGCAGGCTTGCAAAGAGGTCAGCTTGGGCTAGTAAACATAAATACTTCTTTCATAAAAATCCCCTCCTCTAATTATACTTTACCTAAAAAATACTATAAAAACTAGTCATTTGAATAAAAACATAAATTTGACATAAACCTTTTATTTGTAATAAAATTGATGTAACTGTATTATTTAAGGAGGATATTGACTTGAAATCAAAATTGAAGAGGATTATTCCGCTAATAGTTCTAATTATTTTCAGTATGACTGTAGTTGTATATGGGGAAGACCCTATAGTTGGAGTTGTAATAGACAATGAAACTACAGTGCAATTAAAAGCCAATATGAAGTCCCAAATTGTAGAAAACCTTGGTATAGGCGACAAAGTATATATAGACAAAGCAGAGGGCAAATGGTATAGGGTATCTACAGATGAAGGTAGATGGGGATTTGTTCACTCTGAAAATGTGTCTATTATAAATGAAGAAGAAGTTTTATTTGAAGATGCCACAGTGAATACAGGAAGTGTATTTGTCCTTAAGGAGCCTAATATAGACTCCAATATGATAGGAACACTAGGATTTCTAAGTAAGGTAACAGTTTTAAATAAGAAAGATGATTGGGCCTATATATCCTTAGGAGATGAGCCCATAGGATGGACAAAATATGATGATTTGATTACCACATCCTCTTATCCAGAGGGAAAGGTTACTGAGGAGCAAGTTCAAGTATTAGACAAGAATTCCACAGATGGACAAGTACTATTTAATATTTCTAAGGGAGATATAGTAAAAATAAAAGATTATGAAGACAATTACTTTAAAATAGAAATTGATGAAAAAGAAGGTTGGATACTTACAGAAGATATTAAGACTGTACATAAAGATTATATAAAGGAATCTTTTGTTGTATCCAAAGTGGAAAAAAAGAATTTAACAGCACAAGAAGTATTTAAAGAAATTATAGAAAGTAGTAGACTACTAGGAGAGGATTATACAGCTACAGCCTATGACTTATCCATAAAATCTTGTGGTAAAGCCATAGGAGCTAAATATAGAGGAATTACAAGGTCAGGTATAGATTTAAATGGTAAGCAGTGGGGAGATGCTATGGTAGTAGCAGTAGACCCAAGAGTAATACCACTTGGAAGTAAGGTGCTAGTTATGTTTGATGAATCTGATTGGAGAAAGAAATATAATGGTGTATATTTAGCTGGAGACACAGGTGGTGGAGTAAAGGGAAAGACAGTAGATTTATATTTGGGAGATATAGGTAATAAAGAAATGAAAGAAGTCAGAGATTTTGGTAGAGCCTACAAAGTTAAATTATACATTATAGATTAAATAAGCTAAACATTTTTATTATTATATTAATATAATAATAAAAAATTTAAATGGCATGGAATTCATATGTTTTATACATATTATTCCATGTCATTTTATTTCGCAATATTAAAGAAAATAATAAATTTCATATATTTTCAAAATGTGATAAAATTATGAAATGTGTGGGGGTGAATACATATGAAAAAAAGAAAAAAAATAAGAAATAGGTTAATAGCCATGCTTATGCTAATAACCTTATGTCCTTTAATGCTACTGGGTGTAATGTCATATGGAAAGTCAGAAAAAGTATTAAAGGAAAACCTAGTTCTATCTTCAAAAAATTCTATAGAAGGGATAAATGAAAGTATATCAAATTTTTTATTAAACACTGAAGAAATTATAAACATAGGTGTAGACAACAAACACTTTAAAGAACTAGCAGAGAAAAAGGAAAGAATAGAATTAAATGAAGAAATTGTTATGGAAATGTTGAAAAACATGCAGGAAAACGATGAAAATATAGTTAGTATTTATATGGGTACTAAAGATGGAGATATGTATCTTTATCCAGCAGATGATTTAACTGGATATGATCCAAGGACTAGAGGCTGGTATCAAGATGCATTAAAAAATAAAGACTTTGTCATTTGGACAGAACCATATATTGATGCAACTACAGATGAAATAGTAATAACTCCAGCAAAAGCTGTGGAATACAATGGTGAATTGGTAGGGGTTATAGGTATAGACCTAGAAATCAATAGGTTAGCAAAGGAATTATCAAAAAAGACCATAGGAAAAGATGGATATGTGTACATAACCGATAAAAACGGTATAATGATAAGCCATAGAAATGGAGAAATTGTAGGAACTGATGAAGCTACAAAATGGGCTTCCTGGAATTCTATTCAAAATAATGATAGTGATTTTATTGATTACGAGGAAGATGGTCAAAAGAATTTTGCTACTTTTGAAACAGTTGAAAGAACTAAGTGGAAGATAGTAGGTGTCTTAAGTGAAAAGGAGTTATTAGACAGTACTAATGGTATTAAAATGTTTATGGTATACATTGGAATAGGTACATTATTAGTCTGTATATTCATATCACTACATATAGCAAATGGAATATCTAAACCATTAAATACTTTAAAAGGAGTTTTTTCACAGATTTCAAAGGGTGATTTAACTGTGAGAGTAAAAACTCACAAGAATGATGAATTTGGAGAAATTGAAGATGACTTTAATCATATGGTGGAAAGCATTCAAAACTTAATAGGGGAAATGAAAGAATCCTCCCATGTAGTAATGGATTCATCTGAATCTTTAGGGAACATAACGGAAGAATCTGTACAAGCTGTAACAGAAGTAGCTAAAACCATAGAAGAAATTGCACTTGGTGCAAATGAACAAGCAATGAATACAGAAAATGGAGCTGTAAAGGTAAATGAATTAGGTACACAAATAGACTCCATAGCTAATTTAGCTAATAACATGAAAAGCATATCTAGTGAAACAGAAAAGTTAACTACAACTGGTTTAAATAAAGTAAAAATACTTACAAATAAATCTAAAGATTCCTATGAAAGCTCAGTGAAAGTAAATGAAATAGTAGGAATGGTAGATGAAAAAGCCAAAAATATTGGAGTAATAATAGATACCATATCTCAGATATCAGAACAAACTAATTTATTAGCTTTAAATGCAGCTATAGAATCAGCTAGAGCTGGTGAACATGGAAGAGGATTTTCAGTAGTAGCAGAAGAAGTGAGAAAGTTAGCAGAAGAATCTTCTAATGCAGCTAATGAAATAAGGAGTTTAATAGAATCCATTCAAAAGGAATCTAAAGATGCCGTAAATGCCATGGGTAAAGTAAGTGAAATAATAGAGGAACAAGATGCAGTAGTAGGGGAAACTAGTGAAATATTTAACAATATGTATGGTTCCATAGAAGGATTGACAAAGGCTATAGACGAGATACAAGAAAATAGTAACAATGTGGTATTAAATAAAAATCACATAGTAGAGAGTATAGGAAGTATGTCAGCATCAGCAGAAGAAACATCGGCAGCTACACAGCAGGTATCTGCCACAGTAGAAGAGCAACTAGCTTCTATGGAACAAGTATCTAGCCATTCTCAGGAACTAAAAAAACTATCTCATAAGTTAGAAGAAACAGTAGAACAATTTAAAATATAATTATTAACAAAAAGAGGATCATTAGATATAATGATCCTCTTTTCACTTTATATACAAGTGCGTATAATTCTGCCTTGTCACGGCAAGATAGGACTAAAGACCTAAAAAAACAAAAAATTACAAAAAAATACACTATTCGCTACAAAGTAGTTAAAAAAATGGTAAACTTTACTTATATACTTTGTGGAGGTGGATGTAGGAGATATGAAGAAAAGAGGGAAGGTAAAAAATCGATTAATTGTTATACTTATGATTATGGCAATTGTACCTTTACTTGCATTAGGGTTCTTAACCTATGGCAAAACGGAAGATGTTTTAGAGAATAACCTTACGTTATCATCTAAATATGCCATTGAAGCTGTAAATGAACAAATAAACATGTATTTAGATAATATTGAAAGTGAAGTAATGATTATTTCTAACGATGAAGTATTCTATGAACTAGCAGACAATGATAACCCTGGTGTGGAAGGTGAAACTCGTGTGAGAAATGTGTTAGATAATATTAAGCAAAGTGATAAAGATTTAATGTTTTTATACCTAGGAACTAAAAATGGGGATATGTATATGGAACCAAATGACCAATTATCAGATGGTTATGATCCTAGGATGAGACCTTGGTATAAGGATGCAGTAAGTAATAAAGGGAAAATAGTTTGGACAGAACCATATATTGATGATACAACTGGAGAAACCGTAATAACCTGTACTAAAGCATTAGAAAAAGATGGTCAAGTAATTGGAGTTGTGGGAATAGATTTAAATTTAAAAACTCTATCTGAAAATGTTGCCAAAAAGACTATAGGGAAAGATGGATATATATACATAACAGATAAAGATGGTATTATGATAAGTCATAAGAAGAAAGAGTTAATAGGAAAAGATGACGCCACTAAATTAACATGTTGGGATAATATAAAAAGTAATAAAAGTGATTTCATTAGGTATGAATTCCAAGGAGCAGATAAGTTTGCAGCCTTCACAACTAACGAAAAAATGGGATGGAAGATTATTGGTGCTCTTAATGAGGATGAATTAGTATCGGACACAGCAGCCATTAAGACGTTTATATTAATTATTATTGCTATAACCTTATTATTAGCCATTGGAGTGTCTTTAATGATTGCTAGTGGTATTTCTAAACCACTAAATTCTTTAAAGAAGACGATTAGTCAAGTGGCAGCAGGAGATTTAAGGGTTAAAGCGCAAACTAATAGAAATGATGAATTTGGTGAAATTGAAGATGCCGTTAATGACATGATTGAAAATATTAGGGATTTAATAAAAGGAACTCAAGAATCGTCTAAGGTAGTATTAGAATCTTCTATGGCGTTAGGTACCATAACTAATGAAACTACAGTGGCAGCAACAGAAGTGGCAAGAACCATAGAAGAAATAGCTACTGGAGCGAATGAACAGGCTAAAGATACGGAAAATGGAGTTATAAAGATAAATGAATTAGCAGAAGAAATAGACATGATAGGCCAATCTACAGCTACCATGAAAGATATATCTAATGAGACTGGTTCATTAACTGTGGAAGGTTTAAACAAAGTTAAAGAATTAACTCAAAAATCAAAAGAAACCTATGATGCAACTGTGAAAGTAAATGATGTGGTTGAAATGGTAGATGAAAAGGCTAAAAATATAGGGATGATAACAGAGGCCATATCTCAAATTGCAGAACAAACTAATTTACTTGCATTAAATGCAGCTATAGAATCGGCTAGAGCTGGAGAACATGGTAGAGGATTCTCTGTAGTTGCAGAAGAAGTGAGAAAATTAGCAGAAGAATCATCTAATGCGGCTAATGAAATTAGGGATTTAATAGGAGCTATACAAAAGGAGTCCAAATATGCAGTAGAAGCCGTGGGAAAAGTAAATGAGATTATGAAGGAACAAGACGTGGCTGTAGAAGAAACTAATAGCATATTTAATCAAATGTCTAAGTCTATAGAAAATCTCATAGGTAGAATAGAAGATGTAAGGGAGAATGGAAACGCTGTAGGGGCTAACAAGGACGCCATAGTTAATGTAATAGAAAATATATCAGCGGCTTCAGAACAAACATCTGCATCTACTCAAGAAGTATCTGCTACTACGGAAGAACAATTGGCATCTATGGAACAAGTGTCTTCCCATGCAGAGGACTTAAAGGAATTAGCTCATAAATTAGAAGATGAAGTAAATAAATTTAAAATATAGGATTAAAATAAAAATAAAAGGGATGATTATTGAAGTTTCAATAATCATCCCTTAAGTTTTTTAAAATTTTATAGCACGTTGAAATTCAGGTTTTCCTTTTAATTTTGCTACTAAAAATGGATTATCTAGTGCAGTAGTAACCACACTGTCCTTTGGTGGTTCTATTATGGAGTAATCCACATATAAATAGTCATCATCACTATATAAGTCCTTCAAATGGATATTATATCCCACCGTATTTTGCGTACTACCTACTATTAATAGATAAGTTTGTCCATTTATGACTTCAGAATATAAACCTTCTTTATCCTTATTATTAAGTATCCATTTGGATAATTGTTCTTCATTAGATAACTTTTCCATTTTCAATTGTGTATAAGCTAGAGGATTATTTTTAGATTTGTCTTTAAAACAACCAAATACTAATACGGTAGATAGAAGTATTAAACCTATAATTAACAATGTTTTTTTCATAATAAAGTACCCCCCTATACTGCGTCTTCATATGTTAGACTTATTATAACTTAAAAAGTTCCTGGAAAAACTTAAAAATAGATTAAAATTATGTTATAGAAATATTACTAAATTATTTACCCAATAATTAAAATGTTAAAATTAAATATTGGAATTGTTGGGTAAATAATTTAAAAAAAACATAATTTTAAAAAATGGAACATTATTTATATAATATACGTCATAAATATGTGGAAAGTATTAAAGAACAATGATAGTTATGTGAAGAAATTATAAGAAGGGGCGATGAAAATGAAGGGGAAAATATGTAAGATTTTAGTATTAATACTTTTATTTACTAGTATTGGTACTACCATGGCATTTGGTCAAGATATGGGCTTAGAAGAAGCAATACATAAAGCTAAAGAAAAAGTGAATATACCAAATCAGTACGAGAAATTTAACTACAATGTGTACACCATAAGTGATAAAAAAATATGGGGAATGAATTGGGTCAATGAAAAAACTAATGAATCTATTCATGTATCCGTTAATGAAGATGGGGATATGGTGTCATATAGATATTACGATGGAAAGTACAACAAAGAAAATAAAATACCTAGATATAGTAAGGATGAGGCCATAAAAGAGGCTAAGGATTTCATAAAAGAAATGGATCCTAACTTATTAGATGAAGTGAAATATGAGTATGACAAAAAAGAAAAATTACCAGTTAGAAAATATAGTATGTTTTTCTATAGAGTAATAGATGATATTCCTTTTTATGAAAATGGCATAGAAGTAAGTGTAGATTCAGATACGGGTAAAGTAATTAGTTACAACAAAATGTGGGATACTATGAAATTCCCTAGCAATAAAAATATTATTAGTGAAGATAAGGCTAAGGAAATATTTAAAAAAGATCTAGGGTTAGAGCTAGTTTATAAATTTAAGTATGAAGAAGATGTGGTAAAACCTTATTTAGCATATGTACTTAAGTATGATAGACAAAATAGCATAGATGCTAATACGGGTAAAGTAGTAAAAGCTGATTATTACTACATTGATTATCCAAGATATGGAAATGTTACTATGAAAGAAGATAAGGCAGCCGTACGTTCCCTATCTCCAGAAGAGCAAAAGGCTGTAGATTCTTCAAAGGATATAATGAGCAAGGAAAAGGCAGAAAAAATAGCTAGAAGTATAGACGAATTAAATATAGGAAGTGAATATAAATTAGAAAATGCAAACATATATAAAGTTTATCCACAAAATGAAAGATTCAAGTGGGAGTTATACTTTAAAAAAGAAGAAGATAAAAAATATGACTATGTAAATGTGAGTTTAGATGCCAAGGATGGAAAGGTATTAAGTTTTTATAAAGGTAGAGAATACACTAATGAAAAGGGTAAATATGAAAAAGAAGAAGCTAAAAAGATGGTGGAGAAATTCTTAGAAAAGTTTTCTATAGATTATAAGAACACTGCTTATAAGGAGTATGATGAAGTATCATATGAAAACATAGAAATGCCTGGTCACTATACTTTTACATACAGAAGATTAGTAAATAATATTCCTGTAAGAGATAATTTCATAAGAGTTACCTTTAACAATGTAACGGGAGAAATTCAGTCATATAATTTAAATTGGTTTGATGTAAAATTCCCAACAGGAAATACCATATCTCTAGATGAGGCATATGATATTATGTTTAAAGAAATGGGTATGGAACTGAATTTTAGAAGAAGATATGAAAAACCTAAATTAATGCCTGCTAATAAAAACTGTAATGTGGCCTTAGTATATTCTATAAAAGGTCATTATCCAGTTATATATGATGGTATAACAGGCAAATTATTAGACTATAATGGTAAACCTATAATAATAGAAAATGAAGAAAATAGTAAAACAATAAGTGGGCATAAATATGAAAAAGAAATGAATGGGTTAAGTGAATACGGTATATTATCCATTGAAGAAGGATTTAATCCGGATAGTAAAATACTTCAAAAGGATTTTTTAAAGTTAACATTAAACGCTGTGGGACAATATTATAAGAAAGATGATATGGATGAAATGTACAGAGTGTTAATGAATAAGAACATTATTAAAGAAGAAGAAAAAAATCCAGAAGGTATGGTAACAGAACAAGAAGCAGCCAAGTTTATAGTAAGGGCTTTAGGCTATGAGGAGATAGCTAAATTAGGAGATATATTTAAGTATCCATATAATCCTAATGCAGTAGATGAAGAATATATTGGATATATTACTATAGCTAACAAGTTAAGCATTATTAAGGATGAATTTAAGCCTAATAGTGATTTAACAAATGGAAGATCAGCTTATATGATATACAACTATTTAACAAGATAGATTAGATACGCAGCCTTTGGCTGCGTATTTTTTATCCCTAAGGAAATTATAATACCATGAAATTTGTGGATAAAAAATTAAGGGGGTTGTAGGGGAAGGATTCCCCTGCCTCTTTAAAGGAGGGTGCTCAGCAACTTCAGTTGCGTCGAAGGGAACCATAGGGTTCCATAGCGAAGCATACGAAGTATGTATTTTTTATGTCTATATATGTAAGAATTTCTTACATATTAGTAACAATTAAGTTTATTTTAAGGTAAATATGATATTATTTATATGTTAATTTAAGGTTAATTATCTTCCAGAGGGTGTTGGTATAATATAGTTTGAAAGTTAAAGTTGAGGGGTGGTATTTATTAATGCTATAGATATTAAAAACGTTAGGAAAGTTTTTCGAGTTGGAGAAGAAAAAGTTGTGGCCTTAGATGATGTGTCATTGGAGGTTAAAGCTGGGGAAGTATGTTGTTTATTAGGTACATCCGGGTCAGGTAAGTCTACTTTGTTAAATATGATGGCGGGCTTGGAAAAGCCTACTAAGGGTATTATTAGTATAGCAGGTCGTAGAGTTGATAAAATGACGGAAGAGCAATTGGCTATCTTTAGGCAAAAGGAAATAGGATTCGTATTCCAATCATATAATTTACTTACTTCTCTTACGGCCCTTGAAAATGTGAGCTTGCCTTTGACTTTTAGAGGGTTTAGTAAAAAGGTAAGGGAAAAGCATGGGAAGGAAATATTAAGGGCAGTAGGACTTGAGAAGTATGTAACCCATAAGCCAACTCAGATGAGTGGAGGACAGCAACAAAGGGTTGGAATCGCTCGCGCTTTTGTAAGTAAACCTCCTATAGTTTTTGCTGATGAGCCAACGGGAAACCTAGATTCTAGGACTACTGAGGAAGTTATGAACTTAATATTAAAAATAGCTAAGGACAATAATCAAACATTGATTATTGTAACCCATGATAGAAGTATTGCAGAATATGCAGATAAGGTTGTCTATATATTAGATGGAAATATACAAAAGATAGAAACTAGGGAGGAAAGAGAATGTACAGAAGAATAAGTGCGTTAGTAGTATTACTACTAGTGCTAGTTAGTGTTAATACTACTGTTTTTGCCTATGAAACTAGTAGTTCACCAAGAATAGTTATAGGAAGGAAAATGGATACGCCTGTATTTAATGCAGGAGAAGAGGTAAGATTAGCCATTCCTTTGGATAATGATTCTACCATGAAGGCTCGTCACATAATAATGTATCCAGTTATAGAAGATCCAAATGAATTTCCCTTTGAAATAGATAAGGCTACTATTAAAAGAAGTGTAGGATCTATTAGTGGACAGTCTAGTGAAAAAGTTCCATTTTATTTCAAGGTGAAAGAAAATGCCCAAGATAAGGTCTATACAATAAATTTTAAAGTAGATTATGAAACAGAAAATGGAAGTTCTAATAGTGATTCTCAAAATCTTTATATAAGAATTACTAATGATAAGGTACAGCCTAATATTAAGATAGCAGATGTGAAACTTCCAGGTAAAGAAATACCATCAGGAAAAGTAAGTAGAATAGAATTAGATTTAAACAATAAATCTGATCTAGATATTAAGGATTTAGAAGTGAAAATTACAGGTTTTGATAACAAGATAACATTATCTGATTATGTGGATACTCAGAGAGTAGAGAGCATAAAAGCTAAAGAATATGCAAAAGTAAAATACAATATAAAAGTAGATTCAGAAGTTGAATCGGGAACTTATAGTTTAACTTTGGAAATGAAATATAAGGATAAATACGATAAAGAGTATGAACAAAAACAAAACATATATCTACCCGTATCAGGAGAAGACGACCAGGAATTGAATTTAGCTTTAGAAAATATATCTAGCCCTAAGGAAGTTTCTCCGAATGAGGACTTTAGTTTAAGTTTTAACTTAAAAAACAACAGTCCTTATGATGCAAAATCTGTGAAAGTAACAGTGGATGCAGGAGAAAGCATATTACCAAAGTCATCATCTATTAAAAGTGTAGGTACTTTAGGTGCAGGAAAAGGACAGTCACTAGAGTTTGTGTTATTTCCTAAGGATGGAGCAGAATCTAAGAACTACCCAGTTAAAGTAAGTGTAGAATATAAGATATCAGGAGAAAAAACTCAGACATTTGAACAATACGTGGGAATTTTTGTAGATGATAAGGGTGTGAGCCAAAATCCTAAAATAATAATAGACAATTATAATTATGGAAATGACTTTATAAAAGCTGGAGAAGAGTTTAATTTAGATTTATCTTTCTTTAATACAAATTCCGCTAAGACAGTTAAGAATATAAAGGTAACATTAAAGCCAGAAGGAGGAATATTCTCCCCGGTAGGAAGTAGTAACTCCTTCTTTATAGAAAACATAGGAAGTAAAAGCAGAGCTTCCAAGACAATGAAGTTAAAGACAAAACCTGATGCAAAATATCAGGACTATAATATAGTTGTAAGTATGGAGTATGAAGATGGGTCAGGAAGTAAGTATACAGCTGAAGAGACTATAGGGGTACCAGTAATTCAAGACTCAAGACTAGTAGTATCTGATGTGGAATTACCAGATGAGGTATTTGCAAATACACCAACAAATATATCTGTAGATTTTTATAACATGGGAAGATCTCAAATTAGGAACCTTATAATAAATACAAAGGGTGACTTTAGAATCAAAAATGGAACACTATATGTGGGAAATTTAGAGGCTGGAAGTGACAACTATTATGATGCTACTATTATTCCTGAAAAGGAAGGAGGAGCAAAGGGTGCTGTAACATTTGAATTTGATGATGAGGTTGGAAATCATCAGATAATAGAAAAGGAAATAAGTATAAATGCCCAAAAGGAACCAGAAATAGAAATGCCTGAAATGCCTGAACCGGAGGAAAAAGATTCTTCTAAAATGAAGTGGATTGTAGGTCTTGTAATTTTAGGAGTAGGAGGATTCTTATTCTATAAAAAGCGTAAAAAGAAAACAGAGGAAGTGGGTATAGATGAATAGTTTAGACCTCTTTAAAATGGCATTTAATAACTTATGGAGAAAGAAGACCAGGACTTTTTTAACCGTACTAGGTGTAGTTATAGGAACTACTTCTATAGTAGTAATGGTATCTCTAGGAATAGCCATAGATACGGAATTTAAAAAAAGTATGGGACAAATGGGAGATTTAACAGTTATAGAAGTTAATGCTGATGGATATAGGCCGATGAATGAAGTTAATAGTAGAGACAAGAAAGATGTTAAACTAGATGATACGGCCATAGCTACTTTTAAGAAAATAGATGGAGTAGAAGCTGTAACTCCTGAGAAAAGAATGTATATGAGAATTGGAGTAGGAAAATATATAGCTGATATGAGTGTTGTGGGAATAGATCCAAGTGTTATGAAAGAATTCGGCTTTAAAGCGGAAGAGGGAAGGTTATTAGCTTCAGGAGATAAGAAAGTTTTAGTATTCGGTAAAGATACTTTAAATTATTTTAGAAATCCTAGAGTTAGAAATGAAGAAGAACCTCCCACTGTAGATGTACTAGGAAATAAATTAACATTAACATCAGATAGATACTTTGGAGAAAGAAATGCAAAACCTCCTTCGGATTACAAAGCTCCTAAGCATTATATGGCTAAGGGAGTAGGTGTATTAGAAGAAGGTGGTAGGAATGGTTAC includes these proteins:
- a CDS encoding protease complex subunit PrcB family protein; its protein translation is MKKTLLIIGLILLSTVLVFGCFKDKSKNNPLAYTQLKMEKLSNEEQLSKWILNNKDKEGLYSEVINGQTYLLIVGSTQNTVGYNIHLKDLYSDDDYLYVDYSIIEPPKDSVVTTALDNPFLVAKLKGKPEFQRAIKF
- a CDS encoding YjjW family glycine radical enzyme activase, encoding MKALVNKIIPFSFVDGEGNRFSIFLQGCNFDCSYCHNPETINLCISCSSCVDKCPVGALKKDQKVFYDKDKCINCDECIKVCAHGSTPKASKLSVDEIVEQIQVVGPFLSGITISGGECTLQRDFIIELAKKVKPMGLTVFVDTNGYLPIWKDRELLDNIDKVMLDVKSFNGEEHVALTKKANDSVLENLKILLEKKKIYEVRTVIVPKLLDNENNVKNISKIISNIDENVRYKLIKYRPLGVRIDKLKGSTPEDEYMKKLMDMARVNGCKNVISSL
- a CDS encoding methyl-accepting chemotaxis protein; the protein is MKKRKKIRNRLIAMLMLITLCPLMLLGVMSYGKSEKVLKENLVLSSKNSIEGINESISNFLLNTEEIINIGVDNKHFKELAEKKERIELNEEIVMEMLKNMQENDENIVSIYMGTKDGDMYLYPADDLTGYDPRTRGWYQDALKNKDFVIWTEPYIDATTDEIVITPAKAVEYNGELVGVIGIDLEINRLAKELSKKTIGKDGYVYITDKNGIMISHRNGEIVGTDEATKWASWNSIQNNDSDFIDYEEDGQKNFATFETVERTKWKIVGVLSEKELLDSTNGIKMFMVYIGIGTLLVCIFISLHIANGISKPLNTLKGVFSQISKGDLTVRVKTHKNDEFGEIEDDFNHMVESIQNLIGEMKESSHVVMDSSESLGNITEESVQAVTEVAKTIEEIALGANEQAMNTENGAVKVNELGTQIDSIANLANNMKSISSETEKLTTTGLNKVKILTNKSKDSYESSVKVNEIVGMVDEKAKNIGVIIDTISQISEQTNLLALNAAIESARAGEHGRGFSVVAEEVRKLAEESSNAANEIRSLIESIQKESKDAVNAMGKVSEIIEEQDAVVGETSEIFNNMYGSIEGLTKAIDEIQENSNNVVLNKNHIVESIGSMSASAEETSAATQQVSATVEEQLASMEQVSSHSQELKKLSHKLEETVEQFKI
- a CDS encoding 3D domain-containing protein, with the protein product MKSKLKRIIPLIVLIIFSMTVVVYGEDPIVGVVIDNETTVQLKANMKSQIVENLGIGDKVYIDKAEGKWYRVSTDEGRWGFVHSENVSIINEEEVLFEDATVNTGSVFVLKEPNIDSNMIGTLGFLSKVTVLNKKDDWAYISLGDEPIGWTKYDDLITTSSYPEGKVTEEQVQVLDKNSTDGQVLFNISKGDIVKIKDYEDNYFKIEIDEKEGWILTEDIKTVHKDYIKESFVVSKVEKKNLTAQEVFKEIIESSRLLGEDYTATAYDLSIKSCGKAIGAKYRGITRSGIDLNGKQWGDAMVVAVDPRVIPLGSKVLVMFDESDWRKKYNGVYLAGDTGGGVKGKTVDLYLGDIGNKEMKEVRDFGRAYKVKLYIID
- a CDS encoding methyl-accepting chemotaxis protein: MKKRGKVKNRLIVILMIMAIVPLLALGFLTYGKTEDVLENNLTLSSKYAIEAVNEQINMYLDNIESEVMIISNDEVFYELADNDNPGVEGETRVRNVLDNIKQSDKDLMFLYLGTKNGDMYMEPNDQLSDGYDPRMRPWYKDAVSNKGKIVWTEPYIDDTTGETVITCTKALEKDGQVIGVVGIDLNLKTLSENVAKKTIGKDGYIYITDKDGIMISHKKKELIGKDDATKLTCWDNIKSNKSDFIRYEFQGADKFAAFTTNEKMGWKIIGALNEDELVSDTAAIKTFILIIIAITLLLAIGVSLMIASGISKPLNSLKKTISQVAAGDLRVKAQTNRNDEFGEIEDAVNDMIENIRDLIKGTQESSKVVLESSMALGTITNETTVAATEVARTIEEIATGANEQAKDTENGVIKINELAEEIDMIGQSTATMKDISNETGSLTVEGLNKVKELTQKSKETYDATVKVNDVVEMVDEKAKNIGMITEAISQIAEQTNLLALNAAIESARAGEHGRGFSVVAEEVRKLAEESSNAANEIRDLIGAIQKESKYAVEAVGKVNEIMKEQDVAVEETNSIFNQMSKSIENLIGRIEDVRENGNAVGANKDAIVNVIENISAASEQTSASTQEVSATTEEQLASMEQVSSHAEDLKELAHKLEDEVNKFKI